A genome region from Macaca nemestrina isolate mMacNem1 chromosome 15, mMacNem.hap1, whole genome shotgun sequence includes the following:
- the LOC105470466 gene encoding uridine-cytidine kinase-like 1 isoform X15, translating to MAAPPARADADPSPTSPPTARDPPGRQAEKSETACEDRSNAESLDRLLPPVGTGHSPRKRTTSQCKSEPPLLRTSKRTIYTAGRPPWYNEHGTQSKEAFAIGLGGGSASGKTTVARMIIEALDVPWVVLLSMDSFYKVLTEQQQEQAAHNNFNFDHPDAFDFDLIISTLKKLKQGKSVKVPVYDFTTHSRKRDWKTLYGANVIIFEGIMAFADKTLLEGLVPVSPCRLLASSRSLAHRLHQLLDMKIFVDTDSDIRLVRRLRRDISERGRDIEGVIKQYNKFVKPSFDQYIQPTMRLADIVVPRGSGNTVAIDLIVQHVHSQLEERELSVSRGSYVGICEQSALWCCCVPRLPVAPCPCSCPAPFPASHASFLPLPQPIPGPASPCPCHAPFLLLPQPIPGPASPCPCHASFLPLPYLFPTPPLSRFCPATPNSVPPHPLSSSCPCPCPIPCPCPAPFPLCPLPVPPLSCLCPALFLPAPRPAPASALPRLGQRGRAAKRH from the exons ATGGCTGCGCCCCCGGCCCGCGCGGACGCCGACCCCTCGCCCACGTCGCCACCTACGGCCCGAGACCCGCCAGGCCGGCAGGCTGAGAAAAGCGAGACCGCGTGCGAGGACCG CAGCAATGCAGAGTCCCTGGACAGGCTCCTGCCACCTGTGGGCACTGGGCACTCTCCCCGGAAGCGGACCACCAGCCAGTGCAAGTCAGAGCCTCCCCTGCTGCGCACCAGCAAGCGCACCATCTACACCGCAGGGCGGCCGCCCTGGTACAACGAGCACGGCACGCAGTCCAAGGAGGCCTTCGCCATCG GCCTGGGAGGTGGCAGTGCCTCTGGGAAGACCACTGTTGCCAGAATGATCATTGAAGCCCTGGACGTGCCCTGGGTGGTCTTGCTGTCCATGGACTCCTTCTACAAG GTGCTGACTGAGCAGCAGCAGGAACAGGCCGCACACAACAACTTCAACTTCGACCACCCGGACGCCTTTGACTTCGACCTCATCATTTCCACCCTCAAGAAACTGAAGCAGGGGAAGAGTGTCAAGGTGCCCGTCTATGACTTCACCACGCACAGCCGGAAGAGGGACTGG AAAACACTGTATGGTGCAAACGTCATCATCTTTGAGGGCATCATGGCCTTTGCTGACAAGACACTGCTGGAG GGGCTGGTCCCAGTGTCTCCATGCCGGCTGCTGGCATCCAGCCGCTCACTGGCCCACCGTCTCCACCAGCTCCTGGACATGAAGATCTTTGTGGACACAGACTCTGACATCCGCCTGGTACGGCGGCTGCGCCGGGACATCAGTGAGCGCGGCCGGGACATCGAGGGTGTCATCAAGCAGTACAACAAGTTTGTCAAGCCCTCCTTCGACCAGTACATCCAACCCACCATGCGCCTGGCAGACATCGTGGTGCCCAGAG GGAGCGGCAACACGGTGGCCATCGACCTGATCGTGCAGCACGTGCACAGCCAGCTGGAGGAG CGTGAACTCAGCGTCAG CAGAGGAAGCTACGTTGGGATATGTGAGCAGAGTGCTCTGTGGTGCTGCTGTGTGCCCCGCCTTCCTGTAGCCCCTTGTCCCTGCTCCTGCCCCGCCCCTTTCCCTGCCAGTCACGCCTCTTTTCTGCCCCTGCCACAGCCCATTCCCggccctgcctctccctgcccGTGTCACGCCCCTTTCCTGCTCCTGCCACAGCCCATTCCCggccctgcctctccctgcccGTGTCATGCCTCTTTTCTGCCCCTGCCATACCTCTTCCCTACCCCGCCCCTTTCCCGCTTCTGCCCCGCCACGCCCAATTCCGTGCCCCCCCACCCGCTTTCCtcttcctgcccctgcccctgccccattCCCTGCCCTTGCCCCGCCCCTTTTCCGCTCTGCCCCCTCCCTGTCCCACCTCTTTCTTGCCTCTGTCCCGCCCTTTTCCTGCCTGCTCCTAGAcctgctcctgcctctgccctcccCAGGCTTGGGCAGCGGGGCAGGGCAGCCAAGCGGCACTGA
- the LOC105470466 gene encoding uridine-cytidine kinase-like 1 isoform X8 codes for MAAPPARADADPSPTSPPTARDPPGRQAEKSETACEDRSNAESLDRLLPPVGTGHSPRKRTTSQCKSEPPLLRTSKRTIYTAGRPPWYNEHGTQSKEAFAIGLGGGSASGKTTVARMIIEALDVPWVVLLSMDSFYKVLTEQQQEQAAHNNFNFDHPDAFDFDLIISTLKKLKQGKSVKVPVYDFTTHSRKRDWKTLYGANVIIFEGIMAFADKTLLELLDMKIFVDTDSDIRLVRRLRRDISERGRDIEGVIKQYNKFVKPSFDQYIQPTMRLADIVVPRGSGNTVAIDLIVQHVHSQLEERKLRWDMAALASAHQCHPLPQTLSVLKSTPQVRGMHTIIRDKETSRDEFIFYSKRLMRLLIEHALSFLPFQDCVVRTPQGQDYAGKCYAGKQITGVSILRAGETMEPALRAVCKDVRIGTILIQTNQLTGEPELHYLRLPKDISDDHVILMDCTVSTGAAAMMAVRVLLDHDVPEDKIFLLSLLMAEMGVHSVAYAFPRVRIITTAVDKRVNDLFRIIPGIGNFGDRYFGTDAVPDGSDEEEVAYTG; via the exons ATGGCTGCGCCCCCGGCCCGCGCGGACGCCGACCCCTCGCCCACGTCGCCACCTACGGCCCGAGACCCGCCAGGCCGGCAGGCTGAGAAAAGCGAGACCGCGTGCGAGGACCG CAGCAATGCAGAGTCCCTGGACAGGCTCCTGCCACCTGTGGGCACTGGGCACTCTCCCCGGAAGCGGACCACCAGCCAGTGCAAGTCAGAGCCTCCCCTGCTGCGCACCAGCAAGCGCACCATCTACACCGCAGGGCGGCCGCCCTGGTACAACGAGCACGGCACGCAGTCCAAGGAGGCCTTCGCCATCG GCCTGGGAGGTGGCAGTGCCTCTGGGAAGACCACTGTTGCCAGAATGATCATTGAAGCCCTGGACGTGCCCTGGGTGGTCTTGCTGTCCATGGACTCCTTCTACAAG GTGCTGACTGAGCAGCAGCAGGAACAGGCCGCACACAACAACTTCAACTTCGACCACCCGGACGCCTTTGACTTCGACCTCATCATTTCCACCCTCAAGAAACTGAAGCAGGGGAAGAGTGTCAAGGTGCCCGTCTATGACTTCACCACGCACAGCCGGAAGAGGGACTGG AAAACACTGTATGGTGCAAACGTCATCATCTTTGAGGGCATCATGGCCTTTGCTGACAAGACACTGCTGGAG CTCCTGGACATGAAGATCTTTGTGGACACAGACTCTGACATCCGCCTGGTACGGCGGCTGCGCCGGGACATCAGTGAGCGCGGCCGGGACATCGAGGGTGTCATCAAGCAGTACAACAAGTTTGTCAAGCCCTCCTTCGACCAGTACATCCAACCCACCATGCGCCTGGCAGACATCGTGGTGCCCAGAG GGAGCGGCAACACGGTGGCCATCGACCTGATCGTGCAGCACGTGCACAGCCAGCTGGAGGAG AGGAAGCTACGTTGGGATAT GGCTGCGCTGGCCTCGGCACACCAGTGCCACCCGCTGCCCCAGACGCTGAGCGTCCTGAAGAGCACGCCGCAGGTGCGAGGCATGCACACCATCATCAG GGACAAGGAGACCAGTCGCGACGAGTTCATCTTCTACTCCAAGAGACTGATGCGGCTGCTCATCGAGCACGCGCTCTCCTTCCTACCCTTTCAG GACTGCGTTGTGCGGACCCCGCAGGGGCAGGACTACGCGGGCAAGTGCTATGCGGGGAAGCAG ATCACAGGTGTGTCTATCCTGCGTGCCGGTGAAACCATGGAGCCCGCCCTGCGCGCTGTGTGCAAAGACGTGCGCATCGGCACCATCCTCATCCAGACCAACCAGCTTACCGGGGAGCCCGAG CTGCACTACCTGAGGCTGCCCAAGGACATCAGCGATGACCACGTGATCCTCATGGACTGCACCGTGTCCACGGGCGCCGCGGCCATGATGGCGGTGCGCGTGCTCCTG GACCACGACGTGCCTGAGGACAAGATCTTTCTGCTGTCACTGCTCATGGCAGAGATGGGCGTGCACTCAGTGGCCTATGCGTTTCCACGAGTGAGAATCATCACCACGGCGGTGGACAAGCGGGTCAATGACCTTTTCCGCATCATCCCAGGCATTG GGAACTTTGGCGACCGCTACTTTGGGACAGACGCGGTCCCCGATGGCAGTGACGAGGAGGAAGTGGCCTACACGGGTTAG
- the LOC105470466 gene encoding uridine-cytidine kinase-like 1 isoform X7 gives MAAPPARADADPSPTSPPTARDPPGRQAEKSETACEDRSNAESLDRLLPPVGTGHSPRKRTTSQCKSEPPLLRTSKRTIYTAGRPPWYNEHGTQSKEAFAIGLGGGSASGKTTVARMIIEALDVPWVVLLSMDSFYKVLTEQQQEQAAHNNFNFDHPDAFDFDLIISTLKKLKQGKSVKVPVYDFTTHSRKRDWKTLYGANVIIFEGIMAFADKTLLELLDMKIFVDTDSDIRLVRRLRRDISERGRDIEGVIKQYNKFVKPSFDQYIQPTMRLADIVVPRGSGNTVAIDLIVQHVHSQLEEGCAGLGTPVPPAAPDAERPEEHAAGARHAHHHQVGPTWGRRPRARSRSRALPLHFRPRRDKETSRDEFIFYSKRLMRLLIEHALSFLPFQDCVVRTPQGQDYAGKCYAGKQITGVSILRAGETMEPALRAVCKDVRIGTILIQTNQLTGEPELHYLRLPKDISDDHVILMDCTVSTGAAAMMAVRVLLDHDVPEDKIFLLSLLMAEMGVHSVAYAFPRVRIITTAVDKRVNDLFRIIPGIGNFGDRYFGTDAVPDGSDEEEVAYTG, from the exons ATGGCTGCGCCCCCGGCCCGCGCGGACGCCGACCCCTCGCCCACGTCGCCACCTACGGCCCGAGACCCGCCAGGCCGGCAGGCTGAGAAAAGCGAGACCGCGTGCGAGGACCG CAGCAATGCAGAGTCCCTGGACAGGCTCCTGCCACCTGTGGGCACTGGGCACTCTCCCCGGAAGCGGACCACCAGCCAGTGCAAGTCAGAGCCTCCCCTGCTGCGCACCAGCAAGCGCACCATCTACACCGCAGGGCGGCCGCCCTGGTACAACGAGCACGGCACGCAGTCCAAGGAGGCCTTCGCCATCG GCCTGGGAGGTGGCAGTGCCTCTGGGAAGACCACTGTTGCCAGAATGATCATTGAAGCCCTGGACGTGCCCTGGGTGGTCTTGCTGTCCATGGACTCCTTCTACAAG GTGCTGACTGAGCAGCAGCAGGAACAGGCCGCACACAACAACTTCAACTTCGACCACCCGGACGCCTTTGACTTCGACCTCATCATTTCCACCCTCAAGAAACTGAAGCAGGGGAAGAGTGTCAAGGTGCCCGTCTATGACTTCACCACGCACAGCCGGAAGAGGGACTGG AAAACACTGTATGGTGCAAACGTCATCATCTTTGAGGGCATCATGGCCTTTGCTGACAAGACACTGCTGGAG CTCCTGGACATGAAGATCTTTGTGGACACAGACTCTGACATCCGCCTGGTACGGCGGCTGCGCCGGGACATCAGTGAGCGCGGCCGGGACATCGAGGGTGTCATCAAGCAGTACAACAAGTTTGTCAAGCCCTCCTTCGACCAGTACATCCAACCCACCATGCGCCTGGCAGACATCGTGGTGCCCAGAG GGAGCGGCAACACGGTGGCCATCGACCTGATCGTGCAGCACGTGCACAGCCAGCTGGAGGAG GGCTGCGCTGGCCTCGGCACACCAGTGCCACCCGCTGCCCCAGACGCTGAGCGTCCTGAAGAGCACGCCGCAGGTGCGAGGCATGCACACCATCATCAGGTAGGGCCCACCTGGGGACGGAGGCCCCGCGCGCGCTCCCGCTCCCGCGCGCTCCCGCTCCACTTTCGGCCCCGCAGGGACAAGGAGACCAGTCGCGACGAGTTCATCTTCTACTCCAAGAGACTGATGCGGCTGCTCATCGAGCACGCGCTCTCCTTCCTACCCTTTCAG GACTGCGTTGTGCGGACCCCGCAGGGGCAGGACTACGCGGGCAAGTGCTATGCGGGGAAGCAG ATCACAGGTGTGTCTATCCTGCGTGCCGGTGAAACCATGGAGCCCGCCCTGCGCGCTGTGTGCAAAGACGTGCGCATCGGCACCATCCTCATCCAGACCAACCAGCTTACCGGGGAGCCCGAG CTGCACTACCTGAGGCTGCCCAAGGACATCAGCGATGACCACGTGATCCTCATGGACTGCACCGTGTCCACGGGCGCCGCGGCCATGATGGCGGTGCGCGTGCTCCTG GACCACGACGTGCCTGAGGACAAGATCTTTCTGCTGTCACTGCTCATGGCAGAGATGGGCGTGCACTCAGTGGCCTATGCGTTTCCACGAGTGAGAATCATCACCACGGCGGTGGACAAGCGGGTCAATGACCTTTTCCGCATCATCCCAGGCATTG GGAACTTTGGCGACCGCTACTTTGGGACAGACGCGGTCCCCGATGGCAGTGACGAGGAGGAAGTGGCCTACACGGGTTAG
- the LOC105470466 gene encoding uridine-cytidine kinase-like 1 isoform X9, whose protein sequence is MAAPPARADADPSPTSPPTARDPPGRQAEKSETACEDRSNAESLDRLLPPVGTGHSPRKRTTSQCKSEPPLLRTSKRTIYTAGRPPWYNEHGTQSKEAFAIGLGGGSASGKTTVARMIIEALDVPWVVLLSMDSFYKVLTEQQQEQAAHNNFNFDHPDAFDFDLIISTLKKLKQGKSVKVPVYDFTTHSRKRDWKTLYGANVIIFEGIMAFADKTLLELLDMKIFVDTDSDIRLVRRLRRDISERGRDIEGVIKQYNKFVKPSFDQYIQPTMRLADIVVPRGSGNTVAIDLIVQHVHSQLEERELSVRAALASAHQCHPLPQTLSVLKSTPQVRGMHTIIRDKETSRDEFIFYSKRLMRLLIEHALSFLPFQDCVVRTPQGQDYAGKCYAGKQITGVSILRAGETMEPALRAVCKDVRIGTILIQTNQLTGEPELHYLRLPKDISDDHVILMDCTVSTGAAAMMAVRVLLDHDVPEDKIFLLSLLMAEMGVHSVAYAFPRVRIITTAVDKRVNDLFRIIPGIGNFGDRYFGTDAVPDGSDEEEVAYTG, encoded by the exons ATGGCTGCGCCCCCGGCCCGCGCGGACGCCGACCCCTCGCCCACGTCGCCACCTACGGCCCGAGACCCGCCAGGCCGGCAGGCTGAGAAAAGCGAGACCGCGTGCGAGGACCG CAGCAATGCAGAGTCCCTGGACAGGCTCCTGCCACCTGTGGGCACTGGGCACTCTCCCCGGAAGCGGACCACCAGCCAGTGCAAGTCAGAGCCTCCCCTGCTGCGCACCAGCAAGCGCACCATCTACACCGCAGGGCGGCCGCCCTGGTACAACGAGCACGGCACGCAGTCCAAGGAGGCCTTCGCCATCG GCCTGGGAGGTGGCAGTGCCTCTGGGAAGACCACTGTTGCCAGAATGATCATTGAAGCCCTGGACGTGCCCTGGGTGGTCTTGCTGTCCATGGACTCCTTCTACAAG GTGCTGACTGAGCAGCAGCAGGAACAGGCCGCACACAACAACTTCAACTTCGACCACCCGGACGCCTTTGACTTCGACCTCATCATTTCCACCCTCAAGAAACTGAAGCAGGGGAAGAGTGTCAAGGTGCCCGTCTATGACTTCACCACGCACAGCCGGAAGAGGGACTGG AAAACACTGTATGGTGCAAACGTCATCATCTTTGAGGGCATCATGGCCTTTGCTGACAAGACACTGCTGGAG CTCCTGGACATGAAGATCTTTGTGGACACAGACTCTGACATCCGCCTGGTACGGCGGCTGCGCCGGGACATCAGTGAGCGCGGCCGGGACATCGAGGGTGTCATCAAGCAGTACAACAAGTTTGTCAAGCCCTCCTTCGACCAGTACATCCAACCCACCATGCGCCTGGCAGACATCGTGGTGCCCAGAG GGAGCGGCAACACGGTGGCCATCGACCTGATCGTGCAGCACGTGCACAGCCAGCTGGAGGAG CGTGAACTCAGCGTCAG GGCTGCGCTGGCCTCGGCACACCAGTGCCACCCGCTGCCCCAGACGCTGAGCGTCCTGAAGAGCACGCCGCAGGTGCGAGGCATGCACACCATCATCAG GGACAAGGAGACCAGTCGCGACGAGTTCATCTTCTACTCCAAGAGACTGATGCGGCTGCTCATCGAGCACGCGCTCTCCTTCCTACCCTTTCAG GACTGCGTTGTGCGGACCCCGCAGGGGCAGGACTACGCGGGCAAGTGCTATGCGGGGAAGCAG ATCACAGGTGTGTCTATCCTGCGTGCCGGTGAAACCATGGAGCCCGCCCTGCGCGCTGTGTGCAAAGACGTGCGCATCGGCACCATCCTCATCCAGACCAACCAGCTTACCGGGGAGCCCGAG CTGCACTACCTGAGGCTGCCCAAGGACATCAGCGATGACCACGTGATCCTCATGGACTGCACCGTGTCCACGGGCGCCGCGGCCATGATGGCGGTGCGCGTGCTCCTG GACCACGACGTGCCTGAGGACAAGATCTTTCTGCTGTCACTGCTCATGGCAGAGATGGGCGTGCACTCAGTGGCCTATGCGTTTCCACGAGTGAGAATCATCACCACGGCGGTGGACAAGCGGGTCAATGACCTTTTCCGCATCATCCCAGGCATTG GGAACTTTGGCGACCGCTACTTTGGGACAGACGCGGTCCCCGATGGCAGTGACGAGGAGGAAGTGGCCTACACGGGTTAG
- the LOC105470466 gene encoding uridine-cytidine kinase-like 1 isoform X11, giving the protein MAAPPARADADPSPTSPPTARDPPGRQAEKSETACEDRNAESLDRLLPPVGTGHSPRKRTTSQCKSEPPLLRTSKRTIYTAGRPPWYNEHGTQSKEAFAIGLGGGSASGKTTVARMIIEALDVPWVVLLSMDSFYKVLTEQQQEQAAHNNFNFDHPDAFDFDLIISTLKKLKQGKSVKVPVYDFTTHSRKRDWKTLYGANVIIFEGIMAFADKTLLELLDMKIFVDTDSDIRLVRRLRRDISERGRDIEGVIKQYNKFVKPSFDQYIQPTMRLADIVVPRGSGNTVAIDLIVQHVHSQLEERELSVRAALASAHQCHPLPQTLSVLKSTPQVRGMHTIIRDKETSRDEFIFYSKRLMRLLIEHALSFLPFQDCVVRTPQGQDYAGKCYAGKQITGVSILRAGETMEPALRAVCKDVRIGTILIQTNQLTGEPELHYLRLPKDISDDHVILMDCTVSTGAAAMMAVRVLLDHDVPEDKIFLLSLLMAEMGVHSVAYAFPRVRIITTAVDKRVNDLFRIIPGIGNFGDRYFGTDAVPDGSDEEEVAYTG; this is encoded by the exons ATGGCTGCGCCCCCGGCCCGCGCGGACGCCGACCCCTCGCCCACGTCGCCACCTACGGCCCGAGACCCGCCAGGCCGGCAGGCTGAGAAAAGCGAGACCGCGTGCGAGGACCG CAATGCAGAGTCCCTGGACAGGCTCCTGCCACCTGTGGGCACTGGGCACTCTCCCCGGAAGCGGACCACCAGCCAGTGCAAGTCAGAGCCTCCCCTGCTGCGCACCAGCAAGCGCACCATCTACACCGCAGGGCGGCCGCCCTGGTACAACGAGCACGGCACGCAGTCCAAGGAGGCCTTCGCCATCG GCCTGGGAGGTGGCAGTGCCTCTGGGAAGACCACTGTTGCCAGAATGATCATTGAAGCCCTGGACGTGCCCTGGGTGGTCTTGCTGTCCATGGACTCCTTCTACAAG GTGCTGACTGAGCAGCAGCAGGAACAGGCCGCACACAACAACTTCAACTTCGACCACCCGGACGCCTTTGACTTCGACCTCATCATTTCCACCCTCAAGAAACTGAAGCAGGGGAAGAGTGTCAAGGTGCCCGTCTATGACTTCACCACGCACAGCCGGAAGAGGGACTGG AAAACACTGTATGGTGCAAACGTCATCATCTTTGAGGGCATCATGGCCTTTGCTGACAAGACACTGCTGGAG CTCCTGGACATGAAGATCTTTGTGGACACAGACTCTGACATCCGCCTGGTACGGCGGCTGCGCCGGGACATCAGTGAGCGCGGCCGGGACATCGAGGGTGTCATCAAGCAGTACAACAAGTTTGTCAAGCCCTCCTTCGACCAGTACATCCAACCCACCATGCGCCTGGCAGACATCGTGGTGCCCAGAG GGAGCGGCAACACGGTGGCCATCGACCTGATCGTGCAGCACGTGCACAGCCAGCTGGAGGAG CGTGAACTCAGCGTCAG GGCTGCGCTGGCCTCGGCACACCAGTGCCACCCGCTGCCCCAGACGCTGAGCGTCCTGAAGAGCACGCCGCAGGTGCGAGGCATGCACACCATCATCAG GGACAAGGAGACCAGTCGCGACGAGTTCATCTTCTACTCCAAGAGACTGATGCGGCTGCTCATCGAGCACGCGCTCTCCTTCCTACCCTTTCAG GACTGCGTTGTGCGGACCCCGCAGGGGCAGGACTACGCGGGCAAGTGCTATGCGGGGAAGCAG ATCACAGGTGTGTCTATCCTGCGTGCCGGTGAAACCATGGAGCCCGCCCTGCGCGCTGTGTGCAAAGACGTGCGCATCGGCACCATCCTCATCCAGACCAACCAGCTTACCGGGGAGCCCGAG CTGCACTACCTGAGGCTGCCCAAGGACATCAGCGATGACCACGTGATCCTCATGGACTGCACCGTGTCCACGGGCGCCGCGGCCATGATGGCGGTGCGCGTGCTCCTG GACCACGACGTGCCTGAGGACAAGATCTTTCTGCTGTCACTGCTCATGGCAGAGATGGGCGTGCACTCAGTGGCCTATGCGTTTCCACGAGTGAGAATCATCACCACGGCGGTGGACAAGCGGGTCAATGACCTTTTCCGCATCATCCCAGGCATTG GGAACTTTGGCGACCGCTACTTTGGGACAGACGCGGTCCCCGATGGCAGTGACGAGGAGGAAGTGGCCTACACGGGTTAG
- the LOC105470466 gene encoding uridine-cytidine kinase-like 1 isoform X2 has product MAAPPARADADPSPTSPPTARDPPGRQAEKSETACEDRNAESLDRLLPPVGTGHSPRKRTTSQCKSEPPLLRTSKRTIYTAGRPPWYNEHGTQSKEAFAIGLGGGSASGKTTVARMIIEALDVPWVVLLSMDSFYKVLTEQQQEQAAHNNFNFDHPDAFDFDLIISTLKKLKQGKSVKVPVYDFTTHSRKRDWKTLYGANVIIFEGIMAFADKTLLEGLVPVSPCRLLASSRSLAHRLHQLLDMKIFVDTDSDIRLVRRLRRDISERGRDIEGVIKQYNKFVKPSFDQYIQPTMRLADIVVPRGSGNTVAIDLIVQHVHSQLEEGCAGLGTPVPPAAPDAERPEEHAAGARHAHHHQVGPTWGRRPRARSRSRALPLHFRPRRDKETSRDEFIFYSKRLMRLLIEHALSFLPFQDCVVRTPQGQDYAGKCYAGKQITGVSILRAGETMEPALRAVCKDVRIGTILIQTNQLTGEPELHYLRLPKDISDDHVILMDCTVSTGAAAMMAVRVLLDHDVPEDKIFLLSLLMAEMGVHSVAYAFPRVRIITTAVDKRVNDLFRIIPGIGNFGDRYFGTDAVPDGSDEEEVAYTG; this is encoded by the exons ATGGCTGCGCCCCCGGCCCGCGCGGACGCCGACCCCTCGCCCACGTCGCCACCTACGGCCCGAGACCCGCCAGGCCGGCAGGCTGAGAAAAGCGAGACCGCGTGCGAGGACCG CAATGCAGAGTCCCTGGACAGGCTCCTGCCACCTGTGGGCACTGGGCACTCTCCCCGGAAGCGGACCACCAGCCAGTGCAAGTCAGAGCCTCCCCTGCTGCGCACCAGCAAGCGCACCATCTACACCGCAGGGCGGCCGCCCTGGTACAACGAGCACGGCACGCAGTCCAAGGAGGCCTTCGCCATCG GCCTGGGAGGTGGCAGTGCCTCTGGGAAGACCACTGTTGCCAGAATGATCATTGAAGCCCTGGACGTGCCCTGGGTGGTCTTGCTGTCCATGGACTCCTTCTACAAG GTGCTGACTGAGCAGCAGCAGGAACAGGCCGCACACAACAACTTCAACTTCGACCACCCGGACGCCTTTGACTTCGACCTCATCATTTCCACCCTCAAGAAACTGAAGCAGGGGAAGAGTGTCAAGGTGCCCGTCTATGACTTCACCACGCACAGCCGGAAGAGGGACTGG AAAACACTGTATGGTGCAAACGTCATCATCTTTGAGGGCATCATGGCCTTTGCTGACAAGACACTGCTGGAG GGGCTGGTCCCAGTGTCTCCATGCCGGCTGCTGGCATCCAGCCGCTCACTGGCCCACCGTCTCCACCAGCTCCTGGACATGAAGATCTTTGTGGACACAGACTCTGACATCCGCCTGGTACGGCGGCTGCGCCGGGACATCAGTGAGCGCGGCCGGGACATCGAGGGTGTCATCAAGCAGTACAACAAGTTTGTCAAGCCCTCCTTCGACCAGTACATCCAACCCACCATGCGCCTGGCAGACATCGTGGTGCCCAGAG GGAGCGGCAACACGGTGGCCATCGACCTGATCGTGCAGCACGTGCACAGCCAGCTGGAGGAG GGCTGCGCTGGCCTCGGCACACCAGTGCCACCCGCTGCCCCAGACGCTGAGCGTCCTGAAGAGCACGCCGCAGGTGCGAGGCATGCACACCATCATCAGGTAGGGCCCACCTGGGGACGGAGGCCCCGCGCGCGCTCCCGCTCCCGCGCGCTCCCGCTCCACTTTCGGCCCCGCAGGGACAAGGAGACCAGTCGCGACGAGTTCATCTTCTACTCCAAGAGACTGATGCGGCTGCTCATCGAGCACGCGCTCTCCTTCCTACCCTTTCAG GACTGCGTTGTGCGGACCCCGCAGGGGCAGGACTACGCGGGCAAGTGCTATGCGGGGAAGCAG ATCACAGGTGTGTCTATCCTGCGTGCCGGTGAAACCATGGAGCCCGCCCTGCGCGCTGTGTGCAAAGACGTGCGCATCGGCACCATCCTCATCCAGACCAACCAGCTTACCGGGGAGCCCGAG CTGCACTACCTGAGGCTGCCCAAGGACATCAGCGATGACCACGTGATCCTCATGGACTGCACCGTGTCCACGGGCGCCGCGGCCATGATGGCGGTGCGCGTGCTCCTG GACCACGACGTGCCTGAGGACAAGATCTTTCTGCTGTCACTGCTCATGGCAGAGATGGGCGTGCACTCAGTGGCCTATGCGTTTCCACGAGTGAGAATCATCACCACGGCGGTGGACAAGCGGGTCAATGACCTTTTCCGCATCATCCCAGGCATTG GGAACTTTGGCGACCGCTACTTTGGGACAGACGCGGTCCCCGATGGCAGTGACGAGGAGGAAGTGGCCTACACGGGTTAG